A genome region from Microbacterium sp. CGR2 includes the following:
- a CDS encoding phenylacetate--CoA ligase family protein: protein MKRAIFDVKTRLLMRRDRRAFDQMLRNERLDAAGIGALSDAAASRIALHAFESSPFYRDLYTEAGFSRADVAARENFSALPIVTKSMLRDAGDSMLSTAAAPSRALISQTGGSTGSPLRVRNDAAAPTAPMWWRIYRWWGVHPADDVAFIYRRLRQGREAMIYAAQWWPSRHIHLDARAVTDDAIEEFARTWSRVQPRLLVAYVEGATAVAAHLAKTGRTLPTHAVSVTAAMLQPGQRELLETVFRTPVFDTYRSAEIPWIAAECTHHDGLHVAADQRLVEIVDATGRPAAQDEEGSVIVTDFSNEVYPLVRYEMGDRSRSLTGRCGCGLAFARIAPVQGRIADVLRTPAGRQITGGLSGLFLGDPGAVRQMQIVQAADFSVSIRYVPTAPGEAAEAAERAVRALRDLLGDEVVVAAVEVESIESSGGKARLVISDAAMPL, encoded by the coding sequence CCGACGCCGCTGCGTCTCGCATCGCTCTGCATGCATTCGAGTCCAGCCCCTTCTATCGAGACCTGTACACCGAGGCCGGCTTCTCCCGCGCCGACGTCGCGGCACGGGAGAACTTCTCCGCTCTCCCGATCGTCACCAAGTCGATGCTCCGGGACGCGGGAGACAGCATGTTGTCGACGGCGGCCGCGCCGTCGCGAGCGCTCATCTCGCAGACCGGTGGGAGTACCGGTTCCCCGCTGCGCGTCAGGAACGATGCGGCGGCGCCGACCGCTCCCATGTGGTGGCGCATCTACCGCTGGTGGGGTGTGCACCCGGCCGATGACGTCGCCTTCATCTATCGCCGGCTCCGCCAGGGGAGGGAAGCGATGATCTACGCGGCCCAGTGGTGGCCGAGCAGGCACATCCATCTCGATGCGCGAGCGGTCACCGACGACGCCATCGAGGAGTTCGCGCGCACCTGGTCACGCGTGCAGCCGCGTCTGCTCGTCGCCTACGTCGAGGGCGCCACGGCGGTGGCGGCGCACCTCGCGAAGACGGGACGCACGCTCCCCACCCACGCGGTCTCCGTGACCGCGGCGATGCTGCAGCCTGGACAGCGGGAGCTTCTCGAGACCGTCTTCCGTACACCGGTGTTCGACACCTATCGTTCGGCCGAGATCCCGTGGATCGCCGCCGAGTGCACGCACCACGACGGGCTTCACGTCGCTGCAGACCAGCGCCTGGTGGAGATCGTCGACGCCACAGGACGCCCCGCCGCCCAGGACGAAGAAGGGTCGGTGATCGTCACCGACTTCAGCAACGAGGTCTATCCGCTCGTCCGATACGAGATGGGTGACCGCTCCCGCAGTCTCACCGGTCGCTGCGGCTGTGGTCTCGCCTTCGCGCGCATCGCTCCGGTGCAGGGCCGGATCGCCGATGTGCTCCGTACCCCGGCGGGTCGGCAGATCACCGGCGGATTGAGCGGGTTGTTCCTCGGAGACCCCGGTGCGGTCCGGCAGATGCAGATCGTGCAGGCGGCGGACTTCTCCGTCAGCATCCGCTACGTTCCCACCGCTCCAGGTGAGGCGGCGGAAGCGGCGGAAAGGGCCGTGCGCGCACTCCGCGATCTGCTCGGCGACGAAGTCGTGGTGGCCGCCGTCGAGGTGGAGAGCATCGAGAGCTCTGGCGGAAAGGCGCGACTCGTCATCTCGGACGCAGCGATGCCGCTCTGA
- a CDS encoding Wzz/FepE/Etk N-terminal domain-containing protein: protein MATHWTLEDLYRGVMQSWLVLVGTIVAFALIGLGVWAIYPQKYTAEAQHTVEPISVLSSGSSFNTVNMETEKVVATSTAVLDGAVKTLDDTSVEALRQNTVIEVPRNSQVLIFQVTANTPELAAERANALATAYGEQRTDNARSVVERTTEELGASIAQLQAVVESQPEGSSERAATQLQLQALLDQQARITATPFYSGLLVTPADPPQQSNRPSALVFVAAGLFLGMLVGAIAALIVTRVRNGPGSAYKRSVAGRVDEEEGDVAPATERDATDHDDVELDDDDVELDDDDVELDDDDVELDDDDSIIEPDDSHAAPAHPIEAPKRGHTKNR from the coding sequence TTGGCGACACACTGGACACTCGAGGACCTCTACCGCGGAGTCATGCAGTCGTGGCTCGTGCTGGTGGGGACGATCGTCGCGTTCGCGCTCATCGGGCTCGGCGTCTGGGCCATCTACCCCCAGAAGTACACCGCCGAGGCGCAGCACACCGTCGAGCCGATCAGCGTCCTGTCATCCGGTTCCAGCTTCAACACGGTGAACATGGAGACCGAGAAGGTCGTCGCGACTTCGACGGCGGTGCTCGACGGAGCAGTGAAGACTCTCGACGACACGTCCGTTGAGGCACTCCGTCAGAACACGGTCATCGAGGTTCCCCGCAACTCTCAGGTGCTCATCTTCCAGGTCACGGCGAACACGCCGGAGCTCGCGGCGGAGCGGGCCAACGCGCTGGCGACTGCCTACGGCGAGCAGCGCACCGACAATGCGCGGTCGGTCGTGGAGAGGACCACCGAAGAACTCGGCGCATCGATCGCGCAGCTGCAGGCCGTGGTCGAATCGCAGCCCGAGGGCAGCAGCGAGCGCGCCGCGACGCAGCTCCAGCTCCAGGCGCTCCTCGACCAGCAGGCGCGGATCACGGCGACGCCGTTCTATTCCGGCCTGCTCGTGACGCCGGCCGACCCGCCGCAGCAGTCCAACCGTCCGTCCGCCCTCGTCTTCGTTGCCGCCGGGCTGTTTCTCGGGATGCTCGTGGGAGCCATCGCGGCGCTCATCGTGACGCGGGTGCGCAACGGGCCGGGCTCCGCATACAAGCGCAGCGTCGCGGGACGGGTCGATGAGGAAGAGGGCGACGTCGCCCCTGCCACCGAGCGCGACGCCACCGATCACGACGACGTCGAGCTCGATGACGACGACGTCGAGCTCGATGACGACGACGTCGAGCTCGATGACGACGACGTCGAGCTCGATGACGACGACTCGATCATCGAGCCCGACGACTCGCATGCTGCGCCGGCGCACCCGATCGAGGCGCCGAAGCGCGGCCACACGAAGAACCGCTGA
- a CDS encoding family 16 glycosylhydrolase: MKLTHRKHTRHLRLLLASAAIFAVMGGSLLTTRPADAATAPASPAAATAAPNKVSSVIPRNATGWSYYRGTAAPAVGWKTSPPAWRSGTAPFGVGAGTGQVKTTLPPVSGRQPLATYFTKTFTLTSDLPEWSWLNTWADDGIVVWVNGKEIGRKNAPKGTITPNSYATAAPSSTAARKSPVTFKIPVDILRKGKNTVAVQVLSNWRLTRNLSFDAHLVREDRATTTPPPVAKPPVVPAPKPPAPAPKPPVKPAPVPPPAPAPAPPVAGGSIPGWGAPTWRDEFTYVDAAGRPTVDPRKWNVRDQGDLGLLFDAAVPRAEQVSVDKSGILHIRADWLASPVIRPSSQAGPRELWHKTGYLDQRNLGAGDVNIGQAYGRWEIRAKTPSGPNTFGALSAFWLRNNQSGEIDIMEAWGYDDTAVRDQRIDTATTTVHTHTSSPSENRRFIWHHADYGASTPVWKDFHTYAFEFTPTYAAVIVDGVEMLRATPSTHPNLWDPDHFGSPLHMRLNLHVGPSATYWGLPNPADKGATQNLDFQVDYVRVWSYQP, encoded by the coding sequence ATGAAGCTGACGCATCGTAAACACACCAGACACCTTCGGCTCCTGCTCGCTTCCGCCGCGATCTTCGCGGTGATGGGTGGATCGCTGCTGACGACGAGGCCTGCGGACGCAGCCACCGCCCCGGCTTCACCCGCCGCAGCCACCGCCGCGCCGAACAAAGTCTCCTCGGTGATCCCCCGCAATGCGACCGGCTGGTCGTACTACCGCGGCACCGCAGCTCCCGCCGTCGGCTGGAAGACCAGCCCGCCCGCATGGCGCAGCGGAACCGCCCCTTTCGGCGTGGGCGCGGGCACCGGGCAGGTCAAGACGACCCTGCCACCCGTCTCCGGGCGGCAGCCGCTCGCGACCTACTTCACCAAGACCTTCACCCTCACGTCAGACCTGCCGGAGTGGTCGTGGCTGAACACCTGGGCCGACGACGGCATCGTCGTGTGGGTCAACGGCAAGGAGATCGGGCGGAAGAACGCTCCGAAGGGCACGATCACGCCGAACAGTTACGCCACGGCTGCGCCTTCGTCCACCGCCGCGCGGAAGAGCCCGGTCACCTTCAAGATTCCTGTCGACATCCTGCGCAAGGGCAAGAACACCGTCGCCGTGCAGGTCCTGTCGAACTGGCGCCTCACGAGGAACCTCAGCTTCGACGCGCATCTGGTGCGAGAAGATCGCGCGACCACCACACCGCCGCCGGTCGCCAAGCCGCCGGTGGTTCCCGCGCCGAAGCCCCCAGCACCGGCCCCGAAGCCCCCGGTCAAGCCTGCACCTGTCCCGCCGCCCGCACCGGCACCCGCCCCTCCCGTCGCCGGTGGCTCGATCCCGGGCTGGGGAGCTCCCACCTGGCGGGACGAGTTCACCTATGTCGACGCGGCCGGGCGGCCGACTGTCGACCCTCGAAAGTGGAACGTTCGTGATCAAGGTGATCTCGGCCTGCTCTTCGACGCGGCCGTGCCGCGGGCGGAACAGGTCTCCGTCGACAAGTCCGGCATCCTGCACATCCGCGCCGATTGGCTCGCTTCACCGGTGATCCGCCCCTCCTCTCAGGCCGGACCCCGAGAACTCTGGCACAAGACCGGCTACCTCGATCAGCGCAATCTCGGTGCCGGCGACGTGAACATCGGCCAGGCCTACGGCCGTTGGGAGATCAGGGCGAAGACGCCCAGCGGGCCGAACACCTTCGGAGCTCTCTCTGCCTTCTGGCTCCGCAACAACCAGTCCGGCGAGATCGACATCATGGAGGCCTGGGGTTACGACGACACGGCCGTCCGCGATCAGAGGATCGACACGGCCACGACGACCGTGCACACCCACACCTCGAGCCCGTCGGAGAACCGACGATTCATCTGGCACCATGCCGACTACGGCGCTTCCACTCCGGTGTGGAAGGACTTCCACACGTACGCCTTCGAGTTCACGCCGACGTATGCGGCTGTGATCGTCGACGGTGTCGAGATGCTGCGCGCAACGCCGTCGACCCACCCGAATCTCTGGGACCCGGACCACTTCGGCTCACCACTGCACATGCGCCTCAACCTCCACGTCGGCCCCTCCGCGACGTACTGGGGTCTGCCGAACCCGGCCGACAAGGGGGCGACGCAGAACCTCGACTTCCAGGTCGACTACGTGCGCGTCTGGAGCTATCAGCCCTAG
- a CDS encoding Gfo/Idh/MocA family oxidoreductase encodes MCRYDDRNFTHAHSPYVTHPTVIARTPSESPVRRAPSRRETRTDIGAAFALVYRTVPPWEEALLARGTRWGRGFVVPGESDHRRVRVGVVGVGKMGLSHLAIVRALKDVELVGVVDATDYLLDILNKYTGAATFSSVEKMLDEAKPEAILIATPTGSHAELVRTALDRGVHVFCEKPLTLSSAESAELSAIAATRGLVAQVGYHNRFIATFQEVKRLLDLSAIGRVTHVLAEAYGPVVLKPKGSTWRSKRTTGGGCLYDYAAHPLDLVQWYLGSPQRVRGSVLNSIFSTDTDDEVYSTLEYADGASVQLSVNWSDDSFRKMSTSITISGSQGRIVADRQELRVYLREGADIPEGYRAGWNISYTTDLTEQVSFYLRGEEYSAQLESFVAAVGAGEKQARQNSFTSASETDRVIEWILQDSAAPAVTAGAQPVAAGAAPAPKRGLFKRGKRA; translated from the coding sequence GTGTGTCGGTACGACGACAGAAACTTCACGCATGCGCACTCCCCTTATGTGACGCATCCGACCGTCATCGCGCGGACGCCGTCGGAATCCCCAGTACGACGGGCCCCATCCCGCCGAGAAACCCGCACTGACATCGGCGCGGCTTTCGCGTTAGTATATCGGACGGTGCCTCCGTGGGAAGAAGCACTGTTGGCTAGGGGAACACGCTGGGGAAGGGGATTCGTCGTGCCAGGAGAATCTGACCATAGACGCGTACGCGTCGGGGTCGTGGGAGTCGGGAAGATGGGGCTCTCCCATCTGGCGATCGTCCGCGCTCTGAAAGACGTCGAGCTCGTCGGCGTCGTGGATGCCACCGACTATCTGCTCGACATCCTGAACAAATACACCGGCGCGGCCACCTTCTCCTCCGTGGAGAAGATGCTGGACGAGGCGAAGCCGGAAGCGATACTCATCGCGACGCCGACGGGTTCGCACGCCGAGCTCGTTCGGACTGCTCTCGATCGCGGAGTTCACGTCTTCTGCGAGAAGCCGCTCACCCTGTCATCCGCCGAGTCCGCAGAGCTGTCGGCGATCGCTGCCACACGTGGTCTCGTCGCGCAGGTCGGTTACCACAACCGCTTCATCGCGACCTTCCAGGAGGTGAAGCGCCTGTTGGACCTGTCTGCGATCGGCCGCGTCACTCACGTCCTGGCCGAGGCATACGGCCCCGTCGTGCTGAAGCCGAAGGGGTCGACCTGGCGCAGCAAGCGGACGACGGGTGGCGGCTGCCTGTACGACTACGCCGCGCATCCGCTCGACCTCGTGCAGTGGTACCTGGGCTCGCCGCAACGAGTTCGCGGTTCCGTGCTCAACAGCATCTTCTCCACCGACACCGACGACGAGGTCTACTCGACACTCGAGTACGCCGATGGGGCGAGCGTGCAGCTCTCCGTCAACTGGTCGGACGACTCGTTCCGCAAGATGTCCACGTCGATCACCATCTCCGGCTCCCAGGGACGCATCGTCGCCGATCGTCAGGAGCTTCGCGTGTATCTGCGCGAGGGCGCGGACATCCCCGAGGGATACCGCGCGGGCTGGAACATCTCGTACACCACCGACCTCACCGAGCAGGTGTCGTTCTATCTCCGCGGGGAGGAGTACAGCGCACAGCTGGAGAGCTTCGTCGCCGCCGTCGGCGCCGGAGAGAAGCAGGCACGGCAGAACAGTTTCACGAGCGCTTCCGAGACCGACCGGGTCATCGAATGGATTCTGCAGGATTCCGCGGCTCCCGCGGTCACGGCCGGCGCGCAGCCGGTCGCGGCCGGCGCCGCACCCGCGCCCAAGCGCGGACTGTTCAAACGGGGGAAGCGGGCATGA
- a CDS encoding glycosyltransferase family 2 protein, protein MREVSVVVPTHNRPELMKLAVQSVLAQQTAVTGEVIIVFDACPIEVPDVAAHEGWIVRGISNTRSRGLAGARNSGIDAAEGRLVAFLDDDDEWLPGKLAAQLRRFDDKPDAVIVGTAMIIDDGESTHVRLVPSEELSHEAFLRNRNPGLHSSSLMFRREVLLGDLGLIDEDLPRSYGEDYDILLRGSALGLVTVVNEPLVRVLWKGQSYYFGQWASYAEALQYLLHKHPDFADIPAALGRIEAQVAFALAASGEGRDARVWARRALRHNPKQVKAALAVAISWKLVTPQTITKIVQKLGRGI, encoded by the coding sequence ATGCGTGAAGTTTCTGTCGTCGTACCGACACACAACCGACCTGAGTTGATGAAGCTGGCGGTGCAGAGCGTTCTCGCGCAGCAGACGGCCGTCACCGGCGAGGTCATCATCGTCTTCGACGCCTGCCCAATCGAGGTGCCCGACGTCGCGGCGCACGAGGGGTGGATCGTCCGCGGCATCTCGAACACCCGCAGCCGGGGGCTCGCCGGCGCGCGCAACTCCGGCATCGACGCCGCGGAAGGACGCCTCGTCGCCTTCCTCGACGACGACGACGAATGGCTACCGGGCAAGCTCGCCGCGCAGCTTCGCCGTTTCGACGACAAGCCGGATGCCGTCATCGTGGGCACCGCGATGATCATCGACGACGGCGAGAGCACGCACGTCCGCCTGGTCCCGTCGGAGGAGCTGTCCCACGAGGCGTTTCTTCGCAACAGGAACCCCGGCCTGCACTCCTCGAGCCTGATGTTCCGACGCGAGGTGCTGCTCGGCGACCTCGGCCTCATCGATGAAGATCTGCCACGGAGCTACGGCGAGGACTACGACATCCTCCTGCGAGGGTCGGCGCTGGGTCTCGTGACGGTCGTCAACGAGCCGCTGGTCCGAGTCCTCTGGAAGGGACAGTCCTACTACTTCGGCCAGTGGGCGTCGTACGCCGAGGCGCTGCAGTACCTTCTTCACAAGCATCCCGATTTCGCCGACATTCCCGCCGCGCTCGGACGCATCGAGGCCCAGGTCGCCTTCGCGCTCGCGGCGAGCGGAGAAGGGCGCGACGCAAGAGTATGGGCGCGCCGAGCGCTGCGGCACAACCCGAAGCAGGTCAAGGCGGCGCTCGCGGTCGCCATCTCCTGGAAGCTCGTCACGCCGCAGACGATCACGAAGATCGTTCAGAAGCTCGGGCGCGGGATCTGA
- the pssD gene encoding PssD/Cps14F family polysaccharide biosynthesis glycosyltransferase has product MKVLIACSSGGHLTQALALREWWGQHERVWATFPVEDARSRLAEEKVYEIHYPTVRNVPNLLKNFSLARRVLAEERPDIVFSTGAAIALPFFTQARFFGARTVYLEPVDRITTPGLSGRLVYPFADEFLVQWERMRQFYPGSRNVGVVL; this is encoded by the coding sequence ATGAAGGTCCTCATCGCCTGCTCATCCGGCGGACACCTCACCCAGGCTCTCGCGTTGCGCGAATGGTGGGGGCAGCACGAGCGGGTCTGGGCGACCTTCCCGGTGGAGGACGCGCGCTCGCGCCTGGCCGAGGAGAAGGTCTACGAGATCCACTACCCGACCGTGAGAAACGTGCCCAACCTGCTGAAGAACTTCAGCCTGGCTCGCAGGGTGCTCGCCGAGGAGCGGCCCGACATCGTCTTCTCCACCGGTGCGGCGATCGCGCTGCCCTTCTTCACACAAGCCCGGTTCTTCGGCGCGCGAACCGTATATCTGGAGCCCGTCGACAGAATCACGACCCCGGGGCTGAGCGGGCGTCTGGTCTATCCGTTCGCCGACGAGTTCCTCGTGCAGTGGGAGCGGATGCGGCAGTTCTACCCGGGATCGCGCAACGTCGGGGTCGTGCTGTGA
- a CDS encoding glycosyltransferase produces MSSSLVVVSAGTYHLPFDRLSAWMEEWLRTRPDVRLVMQHGPSATVAGAENVEILPYPELLELCRQADAVVLQGGAGGVMDMRALGVVPIVVPRVPGGGEVVDDHQLVFSAEMAELGIIRRALTSEELTDLLDQSLSGEVTMPGSIATPGADAVRSLLDLPIRRSGWYVFVPRSFRSVGAILLAKLRR; encoded by the coding sequence GTGAGCTCGTCGCTGGTCGTCGTCTCGGCCGGGACCTACCATCTTCCGTTCGACCGCCTCTCCGCGTGGATGGAGGAATGGCTCCGCACCCGTCCTGACGTGCGGCTCGTCATGCAGCACGGTCCTTCGGCCACCGTCGCCGGTGCCGAGAACGTCGAGATCCTGCCGTACCCGGAACTGCTGGAACTCTGCCGACAGGCTGACGCCGTGGTGCTGCAGGGCGGCGCAGGCGGAGTGATGGACATGCGTGCGCTCGGTGTCGTGCCCATCGTGGTGCCGCGGGTGCCGGGCGGCGGCGAGGTCGTCGACGACCATCAACTCGTCTTCAGCGCCGAGATGGCCGAACTGGGCATCATCCGTCGGGCGCTGACCTCCGAAGAACTCACCGATCTGCTGGATCAGTCACTGTCGGGGGAGGTCACGATGCCGGGAAGCATCGCGACCCCCGGTGCGGACGCGGTGCGTTCGCTCCTCGACCTGCCGATTCGGCGCTCCGGGTGGTACGTGTTCGTCCCGCGGTCGTTCCGGAGCGTCGGCGCAATCCTGCTTGCGAAGCTGCGCCGCTGA
- a CDS encoding lipopolysaccharide biosynthesis protein produces the protein MRNEGLARSGLISLVGSAFAAAAALILTAIVGNTLGASGTGLFFQAMGIFTILTQVLRLGTNSGIVRFIAEQRAFHRVGAEWRIVLFAVVPVAIVSGVVSLAIWLLADALSAWLAAPGDADELADLLRAMAPFIMMGALIGVLQITARMLRGVTTFTLLQSVLLPASRLVTVLLAVSLGGVAAWGAFEAWLWPLPVWLAITAIIVLGPFIRDVRRRGESSPSSRPSLGSFWRFNAPRTVSSGLETALEWSDVLIVAALASPAAAGVYAVITRAVRAGGVVDKAMRVAVSPTISALLARENYEESTRLHTSVVRAMILMNWPFYMLLVSMGPAVLNIFGEEFRSGWGPMVLLALAMMFQTACGMLQSILLQGGKSTWQMYNKAVALALSITGNLILVPVIGIWGAAVTWVIVVVADNLIAAVQVHRGMHVNLQPGRLVAAMVPPIVVFGGGGALFSWWGGSSFVILLIGGVTLCLVYAVVLWLLRRRLHIENLWRKIPYLGPRA, from the coding sequence ATGAGGAATGAAGGGCTCGCTCGCAGTGGCTTGATCAGTCTCGTCGGCTCAGCGTTCGCCGCTGCCGCCGCTCTGATCCTCACGGCCATCGTCGGAAACACGCTGGGCGCGAGCGGTACCGGTCTGTTCTTCCAGGCCATGGGCATCTTCACGATTCTCACGCAGGTTCTCCGCCTGGGGACGAACAGCGGGATCGTGCGCTTCATCGCGGAGCAGCGCGCCTTCCATCGTGTCGGGGCCGAGTGGCGAATCGTCCTCTTCGCGGTCGTTCCCGTGGCCATCGTCTCGGGCGTCGTCTCCTTGGCGATCTGGTTGCTCGCGGACGCGCTCAGCGCATGGCTCGCGGCTCCCGGGGATGCGGATGAGCTCGCCGACCTGCTCCGTGCCATGGCGCCGTTCATCATGATGGGGGCGCTGATCGGTGTCCTCCAGATCACCGCCCGGATGCTCCGCGGCGTGACCACCTTCACCCTCTTGCAGAGTGTTCTCCTTCCGGCGAGCCGCCTCGTCACCGTCCTGCTGGCCGTCTCGCTCGGCGGCGTGGCTGCCTGGGGCGCTTTCGAAGCGTGGCTCTGGCCGCTGCCGGTATGGCTCGCGATCACCGCGATCATCGTCCTCGGTCCCTTCATCCGCGACGTCCGACGCCGAGGCGAGAGCTCACCGTCGTCGCGGCCGAGTCTGGGCTCGTTCTGGCGATTCAACGCACCGCGCACGGTGAGCTCCGGTCTCGAGACCGCCCTCGAGTGGTCGGACGTGCTCATCGTCGCCGCGCTCGCCTCTCCGGCCGCGGCCGGTGTCTACGCCGTGATCACACGCGCCGTGCGCGCGGGCGGAGTGGTCGACAAAGCGATGCGGGTCGCGGTCTCGCCGACCATCTCCGCGCTGCTCGCACGCGAGAACTACGAGGAGTCGACCCGCCTGCACACTTCCGTGGTGCGCGCGATGATCCTCATGAACTGGCCCTTCTACATGCTGCTCGTGTCCATGGGCCCCGCCGTGCTCAACATCTTCGGCGAGGAGTTCCGGTCGGGCTGGGGCCCGATGGTCCTCCTGGCTCTGGCGATGATGTTCCAGACCGCGTGCGGAATGCTGCAGAGCATCCTGCTCCAGGGCGGGAAGAGCACCTGGCAGATGTACAACAAGGCGGTCGCGCTCGCCCTCAGCATCACCGGCAACCTGATCCTCGTACCGGTGATCGGGATCTGGGGAGCAGCCGTGACGTGGGTGATCGTCGTCGTGGCGGACAACCTCATCGCCGCTGTCCAGGTGCACCGCGGTATGCACGTGAACCTCCAGCCCGGTCGACTGGTCGCGGCGATGGTGCCGCCGATCGTCGTGTTCGGGGGCGGAGGAGCGCTCTTCAGCTGGTGGGGCGGTTCGAGCTTCGTGATTCTGCTGATCGGCGGCGTGACGCTCTGTCTCGTCTATGCCGTCGTGCTGTGGCTGCTCCGTCGGCGGCTGCACATCGAGAACCTCTGGCGGAAGATCCCCTACCTCGGTCCTCGGGCCTGA
- a CDS encoding O-antigen ligase produces MASFIASPSRSLIAATGQDASLEVETRVLPAWPVLTVLWGYPLFWLVGMLPFASVIMAIPMLALLIMRRRILIVPGILPWIGFVLWMIPSALMIDELGRGVGLGVRFSQFLALAIIMVYIVNARTSLSPKRVFNGLTFIWVFVIVGGYLGMFFPEAQLTMTIGRLLPDAISSNDYVSELVFPTLAEIQTPWGAEEPFVRPSAPFSYTNGWGAAMAVLTPIAIGTAIGHRTARAMWALVIALVAAIPPAIATTNRGLFLGIAGAVAYVLFCLLIRGRLLAFFWVTMLGVAGTVILFLSGFLDGITARQETVDTTEGRGNLYAETWERTLQSPVIGYGAPRPSTWSEIYVGTQGAIWNAMFCFGLVGLVLFLGMIVLGAVRTFDAPNLSAVWIHASVVVTVFLSIFYGLDRQLVFVGIALAVLLREKYLGNSSYWTARPTPFARAKNEE; encoded by the coding sequence ATGGCTTCGTTCATCGCCTCTCCGAGTCGGTCGCTCATCGCAGCGACCGGCCAGGACGCGAGCCTCGAGGTGGAGACACGTGTCCTTCCTGCCTGGCCGGTTCTCACGGTGCTCTGGGGTTACCCGCTGTTCTGGCTGGTCGGCATGCTCCCCTTCGCGTCGGTGATCATGGCGATCCCCATGCTCGCGCTTCTGATCATGCGGAGACGGATTCTGATCGTTCCCGGGATCCTTCCCTGGATCGGATTCGTTCTATGGATGATCCCGTCCGCGCTCATGATCGATGAGCTCGGACGGGGGGTCGGGCTGGGAGTGCGTTTCAGTCAGTTCCTCGCGCTGGCGATCATCATGGTCTACATCGTCAACGCGCGCACCTCGCTCTCACCGAAGCGCGTATTCAACGGGCTCACCTTCATCTGGGTGTTCGTCATCGTCGGCGGCTACCTGGGCATGTTCTTTCCCGAGGCGCAGCTCACGATGACCATCGGCCGCCTCCTCCCCGACGCGATCTCGAGCAACGACTACGTGTCCGAGCTCGTGTTCCCGACGCTGGCCGAGATTCAGACACCCTGGGGAGCCGAGGAACCCTTCGTGCGCCCGTCGGCGCCGTTCTCCTACACGAACGGCTGGGGGGCCGCGATGGCGGTGCTGACACCGATCGCCATCGGAACCGCGATCGGTCACCGGACGGCGCGCGCGATGTGGGCGCTCGTGATCGCCCTGGTCGCTGCGATCCCGCCGGCCATCGCCACCACCAATCGGGGACTGTTCCTCGGAATCGCCGGTGCCGTGGCGTACGTGCTCTTCTGCCTCCTGATCCGTGGCCGGCTGCTCGCCTTCTTCTGGGTGACGATGCTCGGGGTCGCCGGCACGGTGATCCTCTTCCTCTCCGGCTTCCTCGACGGCATCACCGCGCGTCAGGAGACGGTCGACACGACCGAGGGCCGCGGCAACCTCTACGCGGAGACCTGGGAGAGGACTCTGCAATCCCCCGTGATCGGTTACGGTGCCCCGCGCCCCAGCACGTGGAGTGAGATCTATGTGGGAACGCAGGGAGCGATCTGGAACGCCATGTTCTGCTTCGGTCTGGTGGGCCTGGTCCTGTTCCTCGGCATGATCGTCCTCGGGGCGGTACGCACCTTCGACGCCCCCAACCTGTCGGCCGTGTGGATTCACGCGAGCGTGGTCGTGACCGTCTTCCTGTCGATCTTCTACGGACTCGACCGGCAGCTGGTGTTCGTCGGCATCGCCCTCGCCGTTCTGCTGCGGGAGAAGTATCTGGGGAACTCGTCGTACTGGACGGCGCGACCGACGCCGTTCGCGAGAGCCAAGAATGAGGAATGA
- a CDS encoding CDP-alcohol phosphatidyltransferase family protein, which translates to MSRLSYAEARRALASAQKAGAGVPAYLRWVNRPLGGRTAVIAATWGASPNGVTAVSALVGAVGIGVLAGFPEWWAGPVGAALLLIGYLLDSADGQLARIQGRGGPAGEWLDHVVDGVRAPLVHVAVAVHLLRTDAALWLVLIAGLFSVLVSGWFLSQLLAEKLLPKPNRPARDSGRGILESFVKQPQDPSTTYVVVAFIGLPVVFAVLYAGLFAWHTAIFAVSLRRKHAQLVSL; encoded by the coding sequence ATGAGCAGGCTGTCCTACGCCGAGGCACGTCGGGCGCTCGCCTCCGCCCAGAAAGCGGGGGCGGGCGTTCCGGCGTACCTGCGCTGGGTGAATCGCCCGCTCGGCGGGAGAACCGCGGTCATCGCGGCAACGTGGGGCGCGAGCCCGAACGGGGTGACCGCCGTGAGCGCCCTCGTCGGCGCCGTCGGTATCGGCGTGCTCGCCGGTTTCCCCGAATGGTGGGCGGGACCGGTAGGCGCCGCTCTGTTGCTGATCGGGTACCTCCTCGACTCTGCCGACGGTCAGCTCGCGCGCATCCAGGGTCGCGGGGGACCGGCGGGCGAGTGGCTGGACCACGTCGTCGACGGTGTGCGCGCCCCTCTGGTGCATGTCGCCGTCGCGGTGCACCTCCTGCGCACGGATGCCGCACTGTGGCTGGTGCTCATCGCGGGGTTGTTCTCCGTCCTGGTCTCGGGATGGTTCCTGTCGCAGCTTCTCGCCGAGAAGCTGCTGCCCAAACCGAATCGACCTGCTCGCGACTCCGGTCGTGGCATCCTGGAGTCGTTCGTCAAGCAGCCTCAGGATCCCTCGACGACCTACGTGGTCGTGGCGTTCATCGGTCTGCCGGTAGTTTTCGCCGTGCTGTACGCCGGGCTGTTCGCCTGGCATACCGCGATCTTCGCCGTCTCGCTTCGCCGCAAGCACGCTCAGCTCGTCTCTCTCTGA